TAGAATCTTAATCATGGTGCAAGCAGGTGGGCCTGTAGACGCCGTGATTAACCAGCTCAAACCTTATTTGGAAGAGGGCGATATTCTCATCGATGGCGGTAACTCTTTGTTTGACGATACCGCCCGTCGTACCCGCGAATTAGAACCAGCCGGTTTCCGCTTTGTCGGTATGGGCGTTAGCGGTGGCGAAGAAGGAGCGCTCAATGGCCCCAGCCTGATGCCGGGAGGTACAAAAAGCTCTTACGAATACTTAGAACCAATTTTCGCCAAAATTGCCGCGCAGGTGGATGATGGCCCCTGCGTGACCTATATCGGCCCCGCTGGTGCCGGTCACTATGTCAAAATGGTGCATAACGGCATCGAGTATGGCGATATGCAATTGATTGCGGAAGCATACGACCTACTCAAGAATGCGGCGGGGCTAGACCATAAGCAGCTGCATGAAGTTTTTGCCGAATGGAATACTACTGAAGAACTCAATTCGTTTTTGATTGAGATTACGGCAGATATTTTCAACTACATCGATCCGGATACCAATCAGCCACTGGTTGAAGTGATTCTCGATGCGGCTGGACAAAAAGGCACCGGTCGCTGGACTGTGCAAAGTGCTTTGGAATTGGGGGTCGCCATTCCTACAATTACGGCGGCAGTTAATGCTCGGATTATGTCTTCTTATAAGAAAGAACGGGTAGCAGCTGCTTCGGTTTTAACTGGGCCTTCCGGAAAGTATGAAGGAGATCCGAAAACCTTTGTCAACCAAGTTCGGGATGCTCTTTACTGCTCGAAAATCTGCTCTTACGCTCAGGGGATGGCTCTATTGAGTTCGGCATCAAAAGCTTATTCTTATAATCTTAACCTGAGCGAAATTTCTCGCATTTGGAAGGGTGGCTGTATCATTCGCGCTGGTTTCTTGAATAAGATCAAACACGCTTTCAACGAAAATCCAGAATTGCCTAATATGCTGTTGGCTCCTGAGTTTAAACAAACGATTTTGGATCGCCAGCAAGCGTGGCGGGAAGTGATCTCGCAGGCGGCAAAATTGGGAATTCCAGTGCCGGCATTTAGCGCTTCGTTGGATTATTTTGATAGTTATCGCGGCGATCGTTTGCCCCAAAACCTCACCCAAGCTCAACGCGATTACTTCGGTGCCCATACCTACGAACGCATTGACAAACCAGGCTTCTTCCACACGGAATGGACTAAGGCTGCGGAAGAATCCGTACAAACTTCCACACCTCGACCTCTGCAAGCCCAAGAACCACAGACGGCTGCACGCACTACCGTAGGTTCGGCTGAATAAAGTTGTAGGGTGGGCCATGCCCACCCTTGTTGTCGGGATTTTTGATAAAACCAATGTGAAAGCTTCAATCACAACGCCAAATTTTAATTGATTTGTCGCTGCTACCACTCACAAGTAACTGACCATCTGGGCTAATAGCGATCGCATTCACAGCTTTTGTGTGCCCAACCAAATTATCCAACAGCAAATGTGGATTAAATCGCAAAAAAAACTTGGTACAGTAGCCAAGCGGCGACAGAAAGAGTCCAAAAATTGAGAGCCGAGTATTGGGAAAAAATCAAACAGATCGAGCCAGAAAATCTCGTGTTTTTGGATGAAACAGGCATTTTAATAGGTTCGATCGGAACTCATGCTCGTTCATATCCAGGCACAAGATTAACCGAACTAAACCCATTTTATCGAGCCGCTAAAGTGACAGCTATTGGCGCAGTTAGTATTAACAAAGTACTCGCATTGATGACAATAAATGATTCAATATATGGGTGGGCATTTGCCGTATTTATTGAGAAATTTTTATGTCCTCAATTATGGGTAGGAGCGATAGTAGTAATGGATAATTTACCTGCTCATAAACTAGCATCTATTGAGCCGATGATTCAATAAATAAATAAAAAAATAAAAATAATTCCCACAAGGAAAAGAACACTCAATAACAAAATTTTTACAAAAAATAACATTATCGTTATCCAAGTTATTGAAAATAATATTCCTAGCCACCGCTTTTCCCTGGGTATAATAATTTGCATAAAATCATTTGTTTGTCTAATTTTATATCTGTTTACTCTATTTTGTGTGTTTTTTATCATGGCTTTAAGACAGCAATTTCGCTCCGCAAGATTGGCAAAAGATTGTCTCAGTTGAGTTGCAGGTAGGTTTTTGGCAATTTGGATGGAGGCAATAGCTCATAACCTTTTTAAATTTTAGGTTTTAGATTTTAGATTGATTAAAGTTTTGTCTGAGGTGAGTGCCAACATTTTGGCATTCCTCTGGCTTATAGGCAAATGGAATCAACCGATCTCGTCTGATGGTAAGTATTCCTCAAATATATTTTCGGCCTACTGCGATCGCACTTAACTGCTAACTTGAATATGGCAAGCCCTCACACTGGGTAAGGTGTCGCTCAATTGAATCCATGCTAAACTCCTTCAATCCACTCAAAACTGATTTCTCAACGTCTAAAACTATCCAAACGCCTCACAGCGGCTATCATTGGGACGGTAGCGATCGCCGTTTTTTTGAAGGTTGGTACTATCGCGTCACGTTACCGCAGCAGGGCCAAACTTTTGCCTTCATGTATTCGATCGAAGACCCCATCGGCGGTAAACTCTACAGTGGCGGTGCAGCCCAAATTCTTGGCCCCGATGATGAATACATTTGTCGCACTTTCCCAGATCCAAACAAATTTTGGGCGTGGCGGGATGCGCTGGGTTTGGGTCATTGGGGCAAAATCAACTCAGAAACCCCATTTTTCAAAGAAACCCGCTTTCTCGACCCAGCAGAATTCGATCGCCACATTCGAGAAGGTTATCAAGCAACAGCTACTTGGCATCAAGGTTTGATTCGCGATCCCGGTTCTGGTGGGTATTGTCGTTGGCAATATGAAATTAAGCCTGTGTATGCTTGGGGAAATAAAGGAGAACAACAGCAATCTACAGCAGGAATTTTGTCTTTTTTACCGATATTTGAACCTGGATGGCAAATATTGATGGCTCACGGACTGGCGACAGGTGCGATCGAATGGAATGGCAAACTCTACGAATTCACAGACGCACCCGCTTACAGCGAAAAAAACTGGGGTGGTGCCTTTCCGCAAAAGTGGTTCTGGGTAAACTGCAATTATTTTGATGGCGAATCAGACCTCGCCCTCACCGCAGGCGGCGGTAAGCGTGGCGTGCTGTGGTGGATGGAATCTGTAGCGATGATAGGCATTCACTATCGCGGCAAATTCTATGAATTCGTGCCTTGGAACTCACAAGTAAGCTGGGATATTCAACCTTGGGGTAGATGGCAAATGCAGGCTAAAAATAACCAGTATGAAGTAGAGTTAACAGGCATCACCGACCTACCCGGAACACCTCTGCGTGCGCCTACCGAAAAGGGATTGCAATTCGCCTGTCGCGACA
This sequence is a window from Aerosakkonema funiforme FACHB-1375. Protein-coding genes within it:
- a CDS encoding tocopherol cyclase family protein, whose amino-acid sequence is MLNSFNPLKTDFSTSKTIQTPHSGYHWDGSDRRFFEGWYYRVTLPQQGQTFAFMYSIEDPIGGKLYSGGAAQILGPDDEYICRTFPDPNKFWAWRDALGLGHWGKINSETPFFKETRFLDPAEFDRHIREGYQATATWHQGLIRDPGSGGYCRWQYEIKPVYAWGNKGEQQQSTAGILSFLPIFEPGWQILMAHGLATGAIEWNGKLYEFTDAPAYSEKNWGGAFPQKWFWVNCNYFDGESDLALTAGGGKRGVLWWMESVAMIGIHYRGKFYEFVPWNSQVSWDIQPWGRWQMQAKNNQYEVELTGITDLPGTPLRAPTEKGLQFACRDTMRGHLSLELRERLNGKSKIILKANSSLCGLETGGSPWDKSWQSN
- the gndA gene encoding NADP-dependent phosphogluconate dehydrogenase is translated as MALQQFGVIGLAVMGENLALNVERNGFPIAVYNRTKEKTDAFMATRAQGKNVVAAYTIEDFVKSLERPRRILIMVQAGGPVDAVINQLKPYLEEGDILIDGGNSLFDDTARRTRELEPAGFRFVGMGVSGGEEGALNGPSLMPGGTKSSYEYLEPIFAKIAAQVDDGPCVTYIGPAGAGHYVKMVHNGIEYGDMQLIAEAYDLLKNAAGLDHKQLHEVFAEWNTTEELNSFLIEITADIFNYIDPDTNQPLVEVILDAAGQKGTGRWTVQSALELGVAIPTITAAVNARIMSSYKKERVAAASVLTGPSGKYEGDPKTFVNQVRDALYCSKICSYAQGMALLSSASKAYSYNLNLSEISRIWKGGCIIRAGFLNKIKHAFNENPELPNMLLAPEFKQTILDRQQAWREVISQAAKLGIPVPAFSASLDYFDSYRGDRLPQNLTQAQRDYFGAHTYERIDKPGFFHTEWTKAAEESVQTSTPRPLQAQEPQTAARTTVGSAE
- a CDS encoding 4-Cys prefix domain-containing protein, producing the protein MSYCLHPNCQKPTCNSTETIFCQSCGAKLLS
- a CDS encoding WD40 repeat domain-containing protein, yielding MRFNPHLLLDNLVGHTKAVNAIAISPDGQLLVSGSSDKSIKIWRCD
- a CDS encoding transposase translates to MRAEYWEKIKQIEPENLVFLDETGILIGSIGTHARSYPGTRLTELNPFYRAAKVTAIGAVSINKVLALMTINDSIYGWAFAVFIEKFLCPQLWVGAIVVMDNLPAHKLASIEPMIQ